The nucleotide window CTTTTCCCAACTGCTAACTAAATCAAGAACTTCTTGACCTTGTTTGCCGCCGTAGGTAACCAGTCTTTCTCTTGTAGCTTTCTCAGCGATTGCTGCTTTCTGGAAGTTTTGCATTAGGGCGTCGTTTTCGGTGAGGTAAAGTATACCGTCTGTGCCTGCTCTTGCCATACGAACTGATACTGTTAAAAGTTCGCTTGGGGTTGCTGTTTCTTTGGGGTCGTCGCCTGGACCGATAACGTATAATGCGCAGTTCAGTTTAACGTCTTTGAAGAGTTTCTTGAAGTTGCGTACCAACATTTCCCAGTACCATGGGGTCGCATAGTTCTTGCTGAACATGACAACGAGCATTTCGTCTGTGAGTGGCAGCATGTCGTCAAAGTTAACGCCAAAGCGCTCATAGTTTGTAACTGGGTCTGGAAGAACACCAATAACAAATTTTTTCTTTGCACGATCACGCACACGTTCGCTGACTTGTGCCATATACTCAGTGATTTCTTTGCGTCTCCATTCATACCAGCTTAGACCTGATTTTGCGTGTAGTTCTTTGCAGCGTGGGCATGTGCAGTGTCCGTGTTCTGCGAAGTGGATGCTGTTTAGCCAGACGCCTTGGCTTTTGCGTGCGACTTCTTCGATGTAGTCAAGTTGTTCTGCTCTGTGTTCTGGTTGTGTTGCGCATAGTACGTCCCAGCGAACGTTGTAGTTGTCGTTGGTTCTCCATGCTGGACCTAGAGGTGACTGTGAAATCCAGTCTGGGTGGTTGCGTGCGGCTACGTTGTCTCCGAAGATGGCGATGTTGCTGTGCATGTCTGCTTTTGGTGGCATTCGTCTGCCTACTTCTGGTTTAACTCGGTAAAGGTCATAGTCAAAGCCTGGAACTCTCTTATTTGCTACAAACATGTATGTGCCGAATTTCATCTTGCTTTCTACCTTTTTAGAATCCAAAACGTTTGGCGCTGTTATAAAGTTTTGCTAAATTCCTCTAGTATTGATTGAAACTTTTCTATGTAATAACTAACCCCTCTAAAAGCAGAAATCATGATGCCTGAATTTTTTTTGAGTGTGTTAGAACACTTGTAAGGAATATAATTTCAATAAGAAAATTCAACATTTGGTCGATATAATGCTGTTTTAAGTGGAATAAGGTATGATTTATTAACAGTAGTTTATCAATTGTTTATTAAAATACGTCTAATGCTAGGGGGGTGGGACAAGGAGTAGCTTGGAGCCTAAACGGGCAGATGTCAATTATAACGTGGACATCATACGAGTAACAGCTATTGCACTGGTTATACTTCTCCACTGCTCAAACTTCCCCTACAAATTCATAGACAGTCAAATGACCCTCTTGGACGCTTTTAACTGGTTTACAACTAACACTTATGCTGCATTTGGCGCTCTCGGCGTACCTATGTTTGTTATGCTCACTGGCGCCTTGCTGCTTACACCTGAAAAATCTGATGAACCACTGCGTGAATTTTACAAAAAACGATACAAACGCATCGGGTTACCGTTTATTTTTTGGACAGTAATTTATTTTGCTTGGATTTTTCTAATTCACGAGCAACCGTTAACAGTTTTCAATATCGTGCAGGGCGTACTTACTGGACCCCACAGTATTCTATGGTACATGTACCTGCTTTTGGGGCTCTACGCTGTTACACCTATACTACGCGTTTTAGTCAAAAACCTCAAACACAACCTCTTCACTTACCTGCTTATACTATGGTTTGTAGGCACAGTTGTTCCACATCTTGTCCGAAAAGTCTCAGATTTTAATTTTTACTCAGACATATTT belongs to Candidatus Bathyarchaeota archaeon and includes:
- a CDS encoding acyltransferase family protein, with translation MEPKRADVNYNVDIIRVTAIALVILLHCSNFPYKFIDSQMTLLDAFNWFTTNTYAAFGALGVPMFVMLTGALLLTPEKSDEPLREFYKKRYKRIGLPFIFWTVIYFAWIFLIHEQPLTVFNIVQGVLTGPHSILWYMYLLLGLYAVTPILRVLVKNLKHNLFTYLLILWFVGTVVPHLVRKVSDFNFYSDIFFFLGWVGYFLLGIYLVNSKVRPTKATAFLLLGLLGQILGDWWITRNHGEAATGFFHGYMSFGVILASIGLFIILMRVPINRFASHKKFNDVIGWISQNTLPMYLGHIIVLETLHRGLLGFYLPKSGIEILDVAMWFSVAFTLTVLLIYVLKKIPGISKLIG